Proteins encoded within one genomic window of Bacteroidales bacterium:
- a CDS encoding DUF4249 domain-containing protein, with protein MRKIDNIFTLIFVMFSLFIFDSCEKNITVDVPESEEKVVVEGSIDLNGYAMVFLTKNLPYFGVIDSTMIYNLIIQDATVVVSDGIINDTLQKTFNMNYFPPIYYIGNKIKGEVGKRYFLTINAMGKTFTSETTILPPPILIDSVWFKVEQNQDSLGYVWSIFNDPPEPGNFYRLFTKRISKDSVFCPIFFSIYDDKYFNGQQFQFSMMRGASSLGLSEEDPEFGFYKIGDTVIVKYCSVDKPSYDFWRTAEGEMYSSGNPFMTPSQIVTNIVGGGLGVWTGYGVFTDTVICKY; from the coding sequence ATGAGAAAAATAGATAATATATTTACTTTAATATTTGTAATGTTTTCATTATTCATATTTGATTCTTGTGAAAAGAATATTACAGTGGATGTTCCTGAATCAGAAGAAAAAGTGGTTGTTGAAGGCTCAATTGACTTAAATGGTTATGCAATGGTATTCCTTACAAAAAATTTACCTTATTTCGGAGTCATCGATTCAACAATGATCTATAATTTAATAATACAGGATGCAACAGTAGTTGTTTCTGACGGTATCATAAATGACACTTTGCAAAAAACTTTTAATATGAACTATTTTCCTCCAATTTATTATATAGGAAATAAAATAAAAGGAGAAGTTGGGAAAAGATATTTTCTAACGATAAATGCAATGGGGAAAACCTTTACTTCTGAAACAACAATTTTGCCTCCTCCAATATTAATAGACAGTGTATGGTTTAAAGTGGAACAGAATCAGGATAGTCTAGGATATGTATGGAGCATATTTAATGATCCTCCTGAGCCGGGTAATTTTTATAGGTTGTTTACAAAGAGAATATCAAAAGACAGTGTTTTTTGCCCGATATTTTTCTCTATTTATGATGATAAATATTTTAACGGGCAGCAATTTCAGTTTTCAATGATGAGGGGTGCATCTTCATTGGGATTATCGGAAGAAGATCCTGAATTTGGTTTTTATAAGATTGGAGATACTGTGATCGTGAAATATTGTTCTGTTGATAAACCGTCTTATGATTTCTGGCGTACTGCTGAGGGCGAAATGTATTCGAGTGGAAATCCATTTATGACCCCTTCACAGATAGTAACCAATATTGTAGGTGGTGGTCTTGGCGTATGGACAGGTTATGGAGTTTTTACCGATACTGTAATTTGTAAGTATTAA
- the trxB gene encoding thioredoxin-disulfide reductase, translating into MQEKIEKTKCLIIGSGPAGYTAAIYTSRADLKPILYQGIQPGGQLTITTEVENFPGYPQGITGPDMMEDLKKQAERFGADIRWGSVTKVDFSKRPFIINTDDEKEIHADTVIIATGASAKWLGIPSENKFGGYGVSACATCDGFFYKGKVVAVVGGGDTACEEATYLSNLCKKVFLIHRRNELRASKAMQNKVLTTANIEVIWNSIPYEIVGTEDGFSKAVNGVILKNTITGEEKKIDVDGVFVAIGHKPNSDLFEGHVELHENGYIKTEPGSTRTSVEGIFAAGDIQDFTFRQAVTAAGSGCMAAIEAERFLYSVE; encoded by the coding sequence ATGCAAGAGAAAATTGAAAAAACAAAATGTTTGATTATTGGTTCGGGACCGGCAGGGTATACTGCTGCTATTTATACTTCACGTGCCGACCTTAAACCTATATTGTACCAGGGAATACAGCCGGGTGGGCAACTTACCATTACTACAGAAGTTGAAAATTTTCCCGGATATCCTCAGGGAATAACAGGACCGGATATGATGGAAGACTTGAAAAAACAGGCTGAACGTTTTGGTGCAGATATACGCTGGGGTTCGGTTACGAAAGTCGATTTTTCTAAACGCCCTTTCATTATCAATACCGATGATGAAAAAGAAATTCATGCCGATACAGTGATTATTGCTACCGGAGCTTCTGCAAAATGGCTGGGTATTCCTTCAGAAAATAAATTTGGTGGATATGGGGTTTCCGCTTGTGCAACATGCGATGGTTTTTTCTATAAAGGTAAAGTTGTTGCTGTTGTTGGAGGTGGTGATACTGCATGTGAAGAAGCTACTTATCTTTCTAACTTATGTAAAAAAGTTTTTTTAATTCATCGTCGTAATGAACTGCGTGCATCCAAGGCTATGCAGAATAAAGTTTTAACCACAGCAAATATTGAAGTGATTTGGAATAGTATTCCATACGAAATCGTTGGTACAGAAGATGGATTTTCAAAGGCTGTGAATGGTGTAATCCTGAAAAATACCATTACCGGAGAAGAAAAGAAAATAGATGTTGACGGTGTTTTTGTTGCAATAGGGCATAAGCCGAATTCTGATCTTTTTGAAGGTCATGTTGAATTGCATGAAAACGGTTACATAAAAACTGAACCCGGTTCAACGCGAACCAGTGTTGAAGGGATTTTTGCTGCCGGCGATATCCAGGACTTTACTTTCAGGCAAGCTGTTACTGCTGCCGGAAGCGGATGTATGGCTGCAATTGAAGCCGAACGTTTTTTATATTCAGTGGAATAA